One genomic segment of Brachyhypopomus gauderio isolate BG-103 chromosome 19, BGAUD_0.2, whole genome shotgun sequence includes these proteins:
- the LOC143483369 gene encoding P2Y purinoceptor 6-like produces the protein MLQSVGPYCPVWESYKWVYLPVAYSLVFVAGLTLNGALLILICSQRRSWSGSVVLLANLAVSDLLYVLSLPLLIGGYAMEDSWPFGDAACKAARFLFYANLHCSTVFAVCASVHRSLGVCNPVVASRYRTKRVAVITSCLVWVLVSAELAPTLAFSHTGLINNRTVCFDMTNPAEFRQYFPYGLVLAVLGFLVPFVIILICNCYLMRALSRTGEMSHAAAEARAKSSRTLGTACLLLVICLGPYQVTRIVYMFVRVYMPEECGIINVVMVCYKVWRPLVSFNCCVNPIVWFVFSDRKRQQLMEALCRRSARQSVWTVRPRLELSAKSAPGTMRIGNASLNECRD, from the coding sequence ATGCTTCAGTCAGTTGGACCCTATTGCCCCGTCTGGGAGTCGTACAAATGGGTGTATTTACCCGTAGCCTACAGCCTCGTGTTCGTGGCTGGACTGACCCTGAACGGAGCGCTACTTATACTCATTTGCTCCCAGAGGCGCAGCTGGAGCGGTTCGGTGGTTCTCCTGGCGAACCTGGCGGTATCGGACCTGCTCTAcgtcctctctctcccgctgCTGATCGGCGGTTACGCGATGGAGGACTCGTGGCCGTTTGGAGACGCCGCGTGCAAGGCCGCGCGCTTTCTCTTTTACGCGAACCTTCACTGCAGCACGGTGTTCGCCGTGTGCGCGAGCGTGCATCGCTCCCTCGGCGTGTGCAACCCGGTCGTGGCCTCGCGCTACAGGACGAAGAGGGTCGCCGTGATCACCTCGTGCCTGGTTTGGGTCCTGGTGTCGGCAGAACTTGCACCCACTCTCGCATTCTCTCATACCGGCCTCATCAATAACAGGACGGTGTGCTTCGACATGACCAACCCGGCTGAGTTCCGCCAGTATTTCCCGTACGGTCTGGTTCTGGCCGTGCTCGGTTTCCTGGTCCCGTTCGTGATCATTTTGATTTGCAACTGCTACTTGATGCGCGCGCTGTCGCGGACGGGTGAGATGTCTCACGCTGCCGCAGAGGCGCGCGCCAAGTCCTCGCGCACTCTCGGGACGGCGTGTCTGCTGTTGGTGATCTGCTTGGGCCCGTACCAGGTCACGCGAATCGTCTACATGTTCGTGCGAGTCTACATGCCTGAGGAATGCGGCATCATCAACGTCGTGATGGTGTGCTACAAGGTCTGGAGGCCCCTGGTGAGCTTCAACTGTTGTGTGAACCCCATCGTGTGGTTCGTGTTCTCGGACAGAAAGCGGCAGCAGCTGATGGAGGCGCTGTGCCGCCGGAGCGCGCGACAGTCGGTTTGGACGGTTCGGCCGCGGTTGGAACTCAGCGCGAAATCCGCACCAGGAACAATGAGAATAGGAAACGCTTCGTTAAACGAGTGCCGCGATTAG
- the LOC143483370 gene encoding uncharacterized protein LOC143483370 → MLGTGNFRDIHSGEGERLVGETVTGARERKRLSLCITQEEGRRYHHLCSRSTAGLGTGQMDRNRHQLAEGEDNSAHHREQQLVWERKAVVIQRAWRTALDRKSSWQEGPKVHTHHHRGTVPLEDVFAANLTTEELGQNLMLVGLKCQGSLGIL, encoded by the exons ATGCTGGGGACCGGCAATTTTCG GGACATTCACAGCGGGGAAGGCGAGAGACTAGTCGGCGAGACCGTGACCGGCGCGCGCGAGAGGAAGCGTTTATCTCTGTGTATCACCCAG GAGGAGGGTCGGAGGTACCATCACCTGTGCAGCCGCAGCACCGCAGGACTGGGGACCGGACAGATGGACAG AAACCGCCATCAGCTGGCTGAGGGGGAAGATAACAGTGCCCATCACCGGGAGCAACAGCTGGTGTGGGAGCGCAAGGCAGTCGT AATTCAGAGGGCCTGGCGTACTGCTCTGGACCGCAAGTCAAGCTGGCAGGAGGGACCTAAAGTCCACACGCATCATCACCGTGGGACGGTTCCACTGGAAGACGTCTTCGCCGCAAACCTTACTACTGAAGAGCTGGGTCAAAACCTCATGCTGGTAGggctcaa GTGTCAAGGGTCCTTGGGTATTCTCTAA